Below is a genomic region from Onychostoma macrolepis isolate SWU-2019 chromosome 15, ASM1243209v1, whole genome shotgun sequence.
TGTTCAGTTAGTTGAGAATACacttacttttatttatttttttacttcaaaagtAGTCAAAAAAATAAACGTTTTAAAAGAAACTGTATGATTCTTTGTCTTTTGAAATGTTGGAATTTTTTACAGGCAGAATTTCAGTTTCAGGCGAACTATTTCTTCAGTCAGGTTTCTAATGAAATAGTGTGAGGAGATTAACAGTGTTTTACCTTTGGGCAGTTATCCCAGCGTTCATGAGGGCGAGTCTTTCTTACGCAGCGTAGGCCACAGCTGTCTAGTTCACATTTTCTTATGCTTTTACTACATGCGTTAAACCTGAATGTCTTTGTTGTACTGGTTTTTCTCCCAGGAGGATGAGCGCTCTTGTAGACACCAGCTACACCTTCAGTAACAGAACATACAATCATACTGACGTGTCACTTTCAAAACAGTCCCGTAGCAATAGAGGTTAGCTTTCAGTGTCGTAGTAGTAAGCGGTTGGATTTAGTTAGTTTGACTCCTGAGATGGTGGCGTTTACCTCAAGAGTGTggctaaaatgaaaatatttcttatttctgcttttacaattaaatgttttatatcaGGAGAACTGAACACTTGGTGAACACTCCCCAGTTGGTGACTGTGCCTGGGCAGGTCATTGTTTTGTAGGATGTAACACCCAGCTGCATGTAAATGGGAAAGGCCTTATCATAGGATACTACATCATGAAAACACCACTTGGCTGGCACCAGCCTCGTCCTCCCACACGCATAACATCAGGTTGGAAAAAAAGATGCTGGGACATATACTATACTGTACCTGCAAAGGCAAAGTGAGTATTCTGGATCTGGACCTGAGGCAGGTGCTGACCTCATAATGTAAGTGGCTATGAAATTTTTATCCCTCTGTTCAAAAATGAAACCATCTTCCTTGTTTTGCCTTAAATAGCCGAATAGCCTTTGGAACAGGACTTAAAATTGGGACATATATCACACTTCATTTCTGTCTTTGTGTTCCGAAAAGCATAATTATTAGGTCATTTTTGAGTCTTATAAATCCATCAGCCAGTTTCCTGATGATGCTGCATTAAAGCAAGATTCAGAATTAAATGTagttttggtcacactttattttaaggtccagttctcactattaactaactattaaccaCAGCTTTTCtctcagtaaactcctaatctgctgtttattaatagttagtaaggtagttgttaagatTCTGTATGGGGTGGATTAcaggatctaaaatatggtcatgcagaataaggcattaatatgtgcttttatATGAAGTTCCAAACGTAGGTTCGGGAGGAGCCTAATCATTCAGTCTTGTCAATCATCATTAGGAGCCTATATAAGCAGCTCTCATTGCACCGTCCCAGCTTCAATTcttccagcatccctccacctccccatctcctcctctatttctgtttttctctctctaggTAGTACCGTAATGGGGGATTGAACTCAGCGCTCAAGCCAAGCCTCGGGTTCAAGCCTCCATTAAGGACAGCAAGCCAAGTTCGTTTACCATTAACCATCAGGACTGGATGGGCAAGCGAACTTGTgaaaagtactaataaacagccaaaatACTAATATTCTTgttaatagtaagaattggtccttaaagtGCTACCATTTGTGTGCCGACATTGTATATTTTCACTTTGTTGTGAGGAAAGTGAAGCGTTAATCAAAGTGATATTCTTTTGCTTGATTTTATTACTTTAGTGCTCAGAAACCCATCAACCCAAAGCCTACATTGTGATTTGTATTTCATACAATACATAACATATGATTTGatgatttatgtttattttgttgacCCTATGAGTAATGAACTGTTTAAGGAATGATGcctctttgaaaaataatgtgttgaGTGGAATATTCAATATACCTGTCTATATGTTGTAGAGGCTCATTGATATGTAACCAATCAACAAGAAGCTTAAATGGCACGAAAACATTGTCCGAATGATTCaaatcacacttttttttttttttttttgtcaaactcTCTGATATTTGAGTGGTAAATAAAGACTGTATACcaaaaagcaaaataattaaaattagaCTTGTCatctaattaaaacaataatttcttCATCATTCATGTACTGAATGTTCAAAACGGTCAATAAAAAGAGATGCACAGTGCTCTCACAACACACACCGTGCACTGTATGACAATTTTGTGAATATGGAGTTtcgatgtttgtttttttttctgtccaaatttaattttgaaatcaaattaGCCTATCTGATGTGGGTAACAAAATGGGATACTcgttttaatacttgtttaaacagTACACTTCTGTTTCTCTATGATAAAAACACTACATCTACTGTAATTGGTCATAAATTTCTCCCATGTCCATGTCATGTAAAGTTCAGTTCAAGATCTAGCCATGAAGAAGGTGTTAGTCAGGATAGAGCAAGAACCCAGAGAAGGTGCTGTCATCCTCGCTGCTGGAGTAGACACCGTTCCAGTCTCTCAACGTCTCTACCCATACCTGGTCTCCCACATCCagcttcaggatcactagattGGATGCCTGGTCAATGTCTTGACCCTGTAGGGTGTCTCTCGAACGTACCTTACGCACCCCATTCACCACCAGAGAAGCACGCAGCGGCTTGTTTCTCACCGTGATCTGGTAGGAGAACACATAAACTCCTGAGTAGGTGCAGTTGAATTTGCTCGTGACTATGTCGTAATGGTTTTCTCCATTGTAGAAGACCTTGTCGAAGCGAACTGGAAATCCCGATGGGGGAAAAGACTTGCTTGGATATAAGCCGACGCTGAAAGCAGACCGTACTCTTGATTCACTTTGACCCATTGAGCCCTTCAGTCCCCTTAGGCCTCGGTCTCCACGTTTCCCTTGGGCGCCGCGGTCACCCTTCATTCCCCTCAGACCTCTCATACCTTTGACTCCTGCTGGTCCCCGTGCTCCTGGCTCACCCTTTGCTCCGGGAATTCCTGGTTCCCCGCGTTCTCCGGCGATTCCTGGAGTCCCGTGCATGCCGTGTTGCCCAGATGGACCAGGGTCTCCACGCACACCTGGTGGTCCAGGATCACCTGGCTCACCTTTCTGGCCCCTATCTCCAAGTAAACCGCACTCTCCTCTATCACCCTTTTCACCCTTTTCACCAGACATGCCTTGGGGTCCTGGTGGTCCATCTTTGCCTGGCTCTCCCTGATCACCTTTTGACACATTCAAATTTGGATCTCCTTTTTCTCCTTTCGAACCTTTGAATCCTGGCAGTCCAGCTGCTCCCTTCTCACCTTTAATACCCATCTCACCTGTTTAGTAcaaatatattgcatttattcatctttattGGGTATAACATTTGCAGGGACCTAATGGATAACTGTGTTCACCTTTCATTCCAGCCTTTCCCTGGATGCCTGGAGATCCAGTCAGTCCTGTGTTTCCTTGATCACCTTTCTCTCCTGTAGAAAACAATAGGAAATTTCAAACATGCATGTTATCACCAAGATTACAGTTAAAAGAACCAGGATAATGTCCATATATAATCTACTGCTCAAGCATGTACCTTTATCCCCTTTAGATCCTGAAAAGCCCTTTTGCCCTATTGGGCCCGGCATACCTTTGGGTCCAGGTGCTCCTTTTTCTCCAGGTGGGCCTACAATATGGCATTAAACAAAATGACAGAAGCCAGGTTTTCCCCCACATACCTACAGTAAAAAACACtctaagggccag
It encodes:
- the otol1b gene encoding otolin 1b; translated protein: MGMIFERAIFITVIALTFITLCDTIKPTQRPKYQYTKKPPRELVQTTVYVGKPTVTARIVDYTKTRERFPVHVTESTTVPADSYIDYPTDTTASPTTAKDNYTLDYNECYFNFCECCPPEKGPQGFKGDIGLPGPPGEKGAPGPKGMPGPIGQKGFSGSKGDKGEKGDQGNTGLTGSPGIQGKAGMKGEMGIKGEKGAAGLPGFKGSKGEKGDPNLNVSKGDQGEPGKDGPPGPQGMSGEKGEKGDRGECGLLGDRGQKGEPGDPGPPGVRGDPGPSGQHGMHGTPGIAGERGEPGIPGAKGEPGARGPAGVKGMRGLRGMKGDRGAQGKRGDRGLRGLKGSMGQSESRVRSAFSVGLYPSKSFPPSGFPVRFDKVFYNGENHYDIVTSKFNCTYSGVYVFSYQITVRNKPLRASLVVNGVRKVRSRDTLQGQDIDQASNLVILKLDVGDQVWVETLRDWNGVYSSSEDDSTFSGFLLYPD